A window of Aricia agestis chromosome 3, ilAriAges1.1, whole genome shotgun sequence contains these coding sequences:
- the LOC121725413 gene encoding F-box/LRR-repeat protein fbxl-1-like yields the protein MVHLEMSGSPSHSHTLTVNDLPNELLIYIFSMIDFESLLSVANVCMRWQQLCLTPCVWDNTRLIVCMKNYVRISDSIVPFVSKYLKNVKLQYFKLYSQVRTSLISYCPNLTHLEISISQVDSCIFDDLGHWPNLKFLSFRNSLIVQNAENGNGNFVYHLPFEKLKHLETLILSNFALTHGSLYSMLQCVHLDRINMEKMKNIPAEFLENLLKTKQNTLRALHIYGDTLNDDIMRSISKCRHLQVLHIMTCKTLFDSSLLHLYRLKNLHSLKLRHGYFSTNALIAFFSNNIFQNLTYLSLSRCLHVTMQVAKIIKTNAPNLKELSFYLCPFIIAPDFKRSELQNMFNIELLLD from the coding sequence ATGGTGCACCTGGAGATGAGTGGTTCGCCGTCACATTCTCACACACTCACTGTAAATGATCTGCCAAAtgaattacttatttatattttttctatgaTAGATTTTGAGTCTCTGTTGTCTGTGGCGAATGTGTGTATGAGATGGCAGCAGCTATGTTTGACTCCATGCGTGTGGGACAATACACGACTAATAGTATGTATGAAGAACTATGTGAGAATCAGTGATAGTATTGTGCCTTTTGTttctaaatacttaaaaaatgtcaaattgcagtattttaaattgtattctCAAGTTAGGACATCATTAATAAGCTACTGTCCTAATTTGACCCATTTAGAAATAAGTATATCCCAGGTGGACAGCTGTATATTCGATGATCTAGGTCATTGgcctaatttaaaatttttgagtttTCGCAATTCATTGATAGTACAAAATGCAGAAAACGGGAATGGCAATTTTGTTTATCATTTGCCATTTGAGAAATTAAAGCATCTGGAAACTTTGATATTATCAAACTTTGCATTGACGCATGGTAGTCTGTACAGCATGCTGCAGTGTGTCCACTTAGATAGAATCAATATGGAAAAGATGAAAAATATCCCTGCAGAATTTTTGGAGAATTTATTGAAAACTAAACAAAACACTTTACGAGCCCTGCATATATACGGGGACACATTGAACGATGATATCATGCGTTCTATATCCAAGTGTAGGCACCTCCAAGTTCTCCACATCATGACTTGTAAAACTTTGTTCGACTCGAGTTTACTTCATTTGTATAGATTGAAAAATTTACACTCTTTGAAATTACGTCACGGGTACTTCTCTACAAATGCGTTAATTGCTTTCTTctcaaacaatatttttcaaaaccTTACCTACTTAAGCTTGTCGAGATGTCTACATGTAACTATGCAAGTTGCTAAAATTATCAAAACCAATGCTCCTAATCTTAAAGAATTATCTTTCTACCTATGTCCATTTATAATTGCCCCAGACTTTAAGAGATCAGAACTGCAAAACATGTTCAATATAGAGTTGTTACTAGACTAA